From Achromobacter spanius, a single genomic window includes:
- a CDS encoding MMPL family transporter → MHSRTERWLPRLFKLGLLLVLLAGAWQCRHGWPVSANLMELVPQSANDATRQLAEARIQEPLSRQLIALVATQDGANPKGADPAQPARLLAKRWSDSGLFSLVQVELNVDLAAVREQLLAGRLAMLPLADRRLLDTDPAAYAQRRARELSDPFSSSGLIPADQDWLGLTRRAEQSLRPGASVQYDMGSGTLQAQQAGRRWVLVRAETRGDAFDADAPQRIAAQIDQDRAALQAAGAQLLVAGGALYAAAGKAQAVAEGSWIGSGATIGIVLVLLLALRRWRVLLAFVPVVVGLVTGAVACVAVFGSIHVLTLVIGASLIGVAVDFPMHWLGKSFGMPDWQAWPALRRVLPGLTISLAASLVGYVALAFTPFPALTQTAVFSAAGLLGAYACTVCQLPAWMRGWQPRPWLPLLHVAQAALNIRERLGGRRGVLWAGVVVMAAVTAGGIARLGIQDDLRQWLSLPAPLMQQARQIGEITGYVPTSQFFLVRAPDPDELLRRQALVAQQLDTLVQRGGLATYNALSQLVSPAADQQALGRRLAELAGEPQAWKPMTDLGIPFEAVAAELRSLAALPVVTIDAALQGPQAERWRALWLGQHGGEYAGMISLLGLSDPAALHAIAQAAPGVTLVDRSGELNRMFAATRIEAAELKLLSYVAAAALLLLTLGRAATWRILAVPLAATVCSLAALGYLGQPLTLFSLFGLLLVSAIGVDYAIFMYERVAGAAASLVGILLGAVTTLLSFGLLALSHTPAIANFGLAVALGVAFSLLWAPWVGPPRRA, encoded by the coding sequence GTGCATTCGCGGACTGAACGCTGGCTGCCCCGCCTTTTCAAGCTGGGGCTGCTGCTGGTGCTGCTGGCCGGCGCCTGGCAATGCCGCCATGGCTGGCCGGTGTCGGCCAACCTGATGGAACTGGTGCCGCAAAGCGCCAATGACGCCACGCGCCAACTGGCCGAGGCCCGCATCCAGGAACCGCTATCGCGCCAGCTCATCGCGCTGGTCGCCACCCAGGATGGCGCCAATCCCAAAGGGGCCGATCCCGCGCAGCCAGCGCGGCTGCTCGCCAAACGCTGGTCGGACAGCGGGCTTTTTTCCTTGGTGCAGGTGGAACTGAACGTGGACCTGGCCGCCGTGCGCGAGCAACTGCTGGCCGGCCGCCTGGCCATGCTGCCGCTGGCGGACCGCCGGCTGCTGGACACGGATCCTGCCGCCTACGCCCAACGCCGGGCGCGTGAACTGTCCGACCCCTTCTCGTCATCCGGCCTGATTCCGGCCGATCAGGACTGGCTGGGGCTGACGCGCCGCGCCGAACAATCGCTGCGGCCCGGGGCAAGCGTGCAGTACGACATGGGATCGGGCACCTTGCAGGCGCAGCAGGCCGGCCGCCGCTGGGTGCTCGTGCGCGCCGAGACCCGCGGCGACGCGTTCGACGCCGACGCGCCGCAACGCATCGCCGCGCAGATCGACCAGGATCGGGCCGCTTTGCAGGCCGCCGGCGCACAGCTGCTGGTCGCGGGCGGCGCGCTGTACGCCGCGGCCGGCAAGGCGCAGGCCGTCGCCGAAGGCAGTTGGATCGGATCCGGCGCCACGATCGGCATCGTGCTCGTCCTCTTGCTGGCGCTGCGCCGCTGGCGTGTGCTGCTGGCGTTCGTGCCGGTGGTTGTCGGGCTGGTGACCGGCGCGGTCGCGTGCGTCGCGGTGTTCGGCTCGATCCACGTTTTGACGCTGGTCATCGGCGCCAGCCTCATCGGCGTGGCGGTCGACTTTCCCATGCACTGGCTTGGCAAAAGCTTCGGGATGCCGGACTGGCAGGCCTGGCCCGCGCTGCGCCGGGTCTTGCCCGGTCTCACGATCAGCCTGGCCGCCAGCCTGGTGGGTTATGTCGCACTTGCATTCACGCCGTTCCCCGCGCTGACGCAGACCGCCGTGTTTTCGGCGGCGGGGCTGCTTGGCGCGTACGCCTGCACCGTCTGCCAGTTGCCGGCATGGATGCGCGGCTGGCAACCGCGTCCGTGGCTGCCCCTGCTGCATGTTGCGCAGGCCGCGCTCAACATCCGCGAACGGCTGGGCGGCCGGCGCGGCGTGCTGTGGGCTGGCGTGGTGGTCATGGCAGCCGTCACGGCTGGCGGCATCGCGCGGCTGGGCATCCAGGACGATCTGCGCCAATGGCTGAGCCTGCCCGCGCCGCTCATGCAGCAGGCCCGGCAGATCGGAGAGATCACCGGCTACGTGCCGACCAGCCAGTTTTTCCTGGTGCGCGCCCCCGATCCCGATGAACTGCTGCGGCGCCAGGCGTTGGTCGCACAGCAACTCGACACGCTGGTCCAGCGTGGCGGCCTGGCCACCTACAACGCGCTGAGCCAGCTTGTCTCCCCCGCCGCCGACCAGCAGGCGCTGGGCCGCCGCCTGGCCGAGCTGGCCGGCGAGCCGCAGGCATGGAAGCCCATGACGGACCTGGGCATTCCGTTCGAGGCCGTGGCTGCGGAGCTGCGGTCGCTCGCGGCGCTGCCCGTCGTCACCATCGACGCCGCGTTGCAAGGCCCGCAGGCCGAACGCTGGCGCGCGCTGTGGCTGGGCCAGCATGGCGGCGAGTACGCCGGCATGATTTCGCTGCTGGGTCTCAGCGACCCGGCCGCGCTTCATGCCATTGCCCAGGCCGCGCCCGGCGTTACGCTCGTCGACCGCAGCGGCGAACTCAATCGCATGTTCGCCGCCACCCGCATCGAAGCCGCCGAACTCAAGCTGCTGTCCTACGTAGCCGCGGCCGCGCTGCTGCTGCTGACGCTGGGACGCGCCGCCACCTGGCGCATTCTGGCCGTGCCGCTTGCCGCCACCGTCTGCAGCCTGGCCGCGTTGGGTTATCTGGGCCAGCCGTTGACGCTGTTCAGCCTGTTCGGCCTGCTGCTGGTGTCGGCCATCGGCGTGGACTACGCCATCTTCATGTACGAGCGCGTCGCCGGCGCCGCCGCCAGCCTTGTCGGCATCCTGCTGGGCGCGGTCACGACGCTGCTGTCGTTCGGCCTGCTTGCCCTCAGCCACACGCCCGCCATCGCCAACTTCGGACTGGCCGTGGCCCTGGGCGTCGCGTTTTCGCTCTTGTGGGCGCCCTGGGTCGGTCCGCCGCGACGCGCCTGA
- a CDS encoding outer membrane lipoprotein carrier protein LolA, which translates to MSCLNIFSRLNRILCLLALTLLPLTASAFDLNDLQQQLRATPIVRGQFVQQKFLRSLPQPLTSRGDFTLAAGKGLLWLLRTPIAQDLRINADGISRRDDSGAWQALPQHTGAGRENQLFLSVLAGDTRGLQENFDLTLTGEANAWQLTLTPRSALLKQIFNAIQIDGGALVDRIELRETQGDRSVLQMTGAVAADALTPEEQRAFAD; encoded by the coding sequence ATGTCCTGCCTGAACATCTTTTCGCGCTTGAACCGCATTCTGTGCCTCTTGGCGCTAACCCTGCTGCCCTTGACCGCCAGCGCATTCGACCTGAACGACCTGCAGCAACAACTGCGCGCCACGCCGATCGTGCGCGGTCAGTTCGTCCAGCAGAAATTCCTGCGTTCGCTGCCCCAGCCGCTGACTAGCCGGGGCGACTTCACGCTCGCGGCCGGCAAGGGCCTGTTGTGGCTGCTGCGCACGCCCATCGCGCAAGACCTGCGCATCAACGCCGACGGCATCTCGCGCCGCGACGACTCGGGTGCGTGGCAAGCACTGCCGCAGCACACCGGCGCGGGCCGTGAGAACCAGCTCTTTCTGTCGGTGCTGGCGGGCGACACCCGAGGCCTTCAAGAAAACTTCGACCTGACGCTGACGGGCGAAGCCAACGCCTGGCAACTGACGCTGACGCCGCGCTCGGCATTGCTCAAGCAGATCTTCAACGCCATCCAGATCGACGGCGGCGCGCTGGTCGACCGCATCGAACTGCGCGAGACGCAAGGCGACCGCAGCGTCCTGCAGATGACCGGCGCGGTCGCGGCTGATGCCCTGACGCCTGAGGAACAGCGTGCATTCGCGGACTGA
- a CDS encoding acyl-CoA thioesterase, which yields MRKRGAIGAEVEIRVPFFDVDSINVVWHGHYVKYLELARCELLDRIGHNYDAMRASGYAWPVIDLHLRYAQPAQFGQRLIVRAELVEWEHRLKINYLIQDAETGQRLTRATSEQVAVCIASREMQLASPAVFVAAVHGALQSQEPGACPA from the coding sequence ATGCGTAAACGTGGCGCGATCGGCGCGGAAGTCGAAATCCGTGTGCCCTTCTTCGATGTCGATTCGATCAACGTCGTATGGCATGGCCATTACGTGAAGTACCTGGAGCTGGCGCGCTGCGAGCTGCTGGACCGGATCGGCCACAACTACGACGCGATGCGCGCCAGCGGGTACGCCTGGCCGGTGATCGACCTGCACCTGCGCTACGCCCAGCCCGCGCAGTTCGGCCAGCGCCTCATCGTGCGCGCCGAACTGGTGGAATGGGAACACCGGCTCAAGATCAACTACCTGATTCAGGACGCCGAAACCGGCCAACGGCTCACGCGGGCCACGTCCGAACAGGTCGCTGTCTGCATCGCCAGCCGCGAAATGCAACTGGCCTCGCCCGCCGTCTTCGTCGCCGCGGTGCACGGCGCGCTTCAATCCCAGGAGCCTGGCGCATGTCCTGCCTGA
- a CDS encoding glycosyl transferase — protein MTVADPHWAGQRERGSPVLMRLTAWAARTLGRRVVAPVVWLVVLYFYAFGPRARRAIAAYQSRVARAGGLAAPLPRAFPVYRQYLAFAVAMLDKLDVWQGKITMARLDMADPDGLHAQMGHGRGQILVGSHLGNIEVCRALAEQTGALRLNVLVHSKHAVHFNRLLDEAGGGLRMIQVSDLDAAVMLDLAERLDRGEWLAIAGDRVPLRGDRTVPVQFLGATALFPQGPWLLAGLMGCPVNLLSCTRHGGRYRVSMERLTARIEWTRATRQTQIAAWTQRYADRLAAHCREAPLQWFNFYPFWKDDA, from the coding sequence ATGACCGTGGCCGATCCGCACTGGGCCGGGCAGCGCGAACGCGGCAGTCCCGTGCTGATGCGCCTGACGGCCTGGGCCGCGCGCACGCTGGGACGGCGTGTGGTCGCTCCCGTGGTCTGGCTGGTGGTGCTGTATTTCTATGCGTTTGGCCCGCGCGCCCGCCGCGCGATTGCTGCGTACCAATCGCGCGTGGCCCGCGCCGGCGGCCTTGCCGCGCCGCTGCCGCGCGCCTTTCCCGTGTACCGGCAATACCTGGCCTTTGCCGTCGCCATGCTGGACAAGCTGGACGTATGGCAGGGCAAGATCACGATGGCGCGCCTGGACATGGCGGACCCGGACGGGCTGCATGCCCAGATGGGCCATGGCCGCGGCCAGATCCTGGTGGGCTCGCACCTGGGCAATATCGAAGTCTGCCGCGCGCTTGCCGAACAGACGGGCGCGCTGCGGCTCAATGTGCTGGTGCACAGCAAGCACGCCGTTCACTTCAACCGCCTGCTCGACGAAGCCGGCGGCGGGCTGCGCATGATCCAGGTCAGCGACCTGGATGCCGCCGTCATGCTGGATCTGGCCGAGCGCCTGGACCGCGGGGAATGGCTGGCCATCGCCGGCGACCGCGTGCCCCTGCGCGGCGACCGCACGGTGCCGGTGCAATTCCTGGGCGCCACGGCGCTGTTTCCGCAAGGCCCGTGGCTGCTGGCCGGCCTGATGGGCTGCCCGGTGAACCTGCTGTCGTGCACCCGGCACGGCGGCCGCTACCGCGTCTCGATGGAGCGTCTGACGGCGCGCATCGAATGGACGCGCGCCACCCGCCAGACGCAGATCGCGGCCTGGACCCAGCGCTATGCCGACCGCCTGGCCGCGCATTGCCGCGAGGCGCCGCTGCAGTGGTTCAACTTCTACCCATTCTGGAAAGACGATGCGTAA